Sequence from the Pseudomonas frederiksbergensis genome:
TGCTGAAAATCCGCAAGGTGGTGGTGATCTCCCCGACTGCCACACACAGTCGCAAGCTCTGTACCGTAGTGCCGATTTCCTCCACAACGCCACAGACTCAGCAGGACTGGCACCACCTGCTCCGCAACAATCCCCTCCAGTCCGATGGCTACAAAGAACTGTGGGTGAAGTGCGACATGATCTATACGGTGAGTTTTGAACGTCTGGACAAGCTGCACAAAAAGACTCGATCCAAGGGTCGAGAGTACTTCGTTCCTCGCCTGGGCTCTGAAGACATGCAA
This genomic interval carries:
- a CDS encoding type II toxin-antitoxin system PemK/MazF family toxin, which produces MPLYYHPKQGDVLLCDFTRGFVAPEMLKIRKVVVISPTATHSRKLCTVVPISSTTPQTQQDWHHLLRNNPLQSDGYKELWVKCDMIYTVSFERLDKLHKKTRSKGREYFVPRLGSEDMQGVIAGVKAYLPL